In a genomic window of Pseudodesulfovibrio sp. JC047:
- the lpxK gene encoding tetraacyldisaccharide 4'-kinase, with protein MSESVIDIQKKCAPVLKPAASVYGRVMRVREAMYARGMLRHWEPPVPTVSVGNIGWGGTGKTPVADWLLGWAEIHRLKSVLLTRGYGAHPPSVPYLVRPESLAESAGDEPLMLARSHARAHILVDPQRIRAGKLAMKRFSPDVMILDDGFQHMAVARHCNLVLLKPEDVGSGWNQLIPAGSWREPASALARADAFMLKISPSEFETLTPALRQRLGAFGKPVFSFQIKPTGVRPVRGGEAVPDFDSASYLLVSGVGDPAQVKETATRYLGYPPTEHMIFKDHHPYSQKDALAIADSARKAGCEAVLCTPKDAVKLGPLCSEAFWEFDLQLAFGPSLFTDGVDFEAWWTRQFNDISTRLVNKAHS; from the coding sequence ATGTCTGAATCTGTCATTGATATACAAAAGAAATGTGCCCCTGTGCTCAAACCGGCCGCGAGTGTGTACGGGCGTGTCATGCGGGTGCGCGAAGCAATGTATGCTCGCGGGATGCTGCGTCACTGGGAGCCGCCTGTACCCACGGTGTCTGTGGGAAATATTGGTTGGGGCGGGACCGGCAAGACCCCGGTGGCCGACTGGCTGCTTGGGTGGGCTGAAATCCATCGGCTGAAAAGCGTTTTGTTGACACGAGGGTATGGCGCGCATCCTCCATCCGTGCCGTATCTGGTGCGGCCGGAATCCCTGGCTGAATCAGCCGGTGATGAACCGCTCATGCTGGCCCGGTCTCATGCCCGGGCACATATTCTGGTGGACCCGCAACGTATTCGGGCCGGAAAACTCGCCATGAAACGATTCTCTCCGGATGTGATGATTTTGGATGACGGGTTTCAGCATATGGCCGTGGCTCGGCATTGCAATCTTGTGCTTTTGAAACCCGAGGATGTGGGAAGCGGGTGGAATCAGCTCATTCCTGCCGGTTCATGGCGTGAGCCAGCGTCCGCTCTGGCCCGTGCCGATGCGTTCATGCTCAAGATCAGCCCGTCGGAATTCGAGACACTGACACCAGCCCTGCGTCAGCGGCTTGGCGCGTTCGGAAAGCCGGTGTTCAGTTTTCAGATCAAGCCGACCGGGGTGCGTCCCGTGCGTGGTGGAGAGGCTGTCCCTGATTTTGATTCGGCCTCATACCTGCTCGTGTCCGGGGTGGGCGATCCTGCTCAGGTCAAAGAAACCGCCACGCGATATTTAGGGTATCCGCCCACGGAACACATGATCTTCAAGGATCACCATCCGTATTCGCAAAAGGATGCGCTGGCCATTGCCGATTCGGCCCGAAAGGCCGGGTGCGAGGCCGTGCTGTGTACGCCCAAGGATGCGGTCAAACTCGGGCCACTCTGTTCTGAAGCATTCTGGGAATTCGATCTTCAGCTGGCATTTGGTCCGTCGCTGTTCACTGACGGTGTCGATTTCGAAGCATGGTGGACCCGGCAGTTCAATGATATTTCAACACGCCTTGTGAACAAGGCCCACTCATAG
- the rnr gene encoding ribonuclease R produces MAQKKRKQPRSSTPPLSVGELLALFKDVQRPLSRAEVIRYLKLKKKDKYRVKDMLKELVQKGKLIRIRRGYGLAESMHCLTGRLEIQRQGFGFVIPEDASGNDVFINQRDIGEAWHGDRVVVSIVGEAKKGRNAEGRIVRVLERGRKTLPVKIFKKMGDEWLCRPSDPKLAFGIIATLKDASIALKPGDIAICVPGEKMDPTMWQGEIIERLGLESDISVQETLVQSNHSIRTRFPSGSTHQAEALPREPSAKDFVGRRDLTDKQFVTIDGSTAKDFDDAILVERKGIGYRLWVAIADVAHYVGEGTPLDKEALERGNSYYFPQSVVPMFPERLSNGLCSLNPDVKRLTMVVRMDTDASGVTRSTAFYQAVIKSQARLTYSQVKRALLDHDEATRQEIVSVVPMLEVAEELARKINTLRSRRGSLEFELPEPEVVFDDAGTVVDIRPKQRTFANQLIEEFMVAANEAVAEYLIEQDMPCLFRIHPPADEDKLKNLFRMLSRTDKSIVMPKEMTPKKLQMLVASMRGTDKEYVVNRMLLRSMKQAKYSPDNEGHFGLASEAYAHFTSPIRRYADLVVHRLLKKTLAKDDGAKRGAVPGKERLQTIANHISSRERIAMVAEREILKRVMVLFLRDKVGQTFDGVISHITDFGFYVELKSVMAEGMVRLSSMDDDYYTYWPQREMLVGERTGRAFTLGQAVEVVLDDVRLERLELNFSLKSVADSAMDYKDLIE; encoded by the coding sequence ATGGCCCAGAAAAAACGAAAACAACCGCGTTCAAGCACTCCGCCGCTTTCCGTAGGGGAACTGCTCGCACTATTTAAGGATGTACAACGTCCTTTGTCCCGAGCCGAGGTGATCCGGTATCTCAAGCTCAAGAAAAAAGATAAATACCGGGTCAAGGATATGCTCAAAGAGCTGGTTCAGAAGGGAAAACTTATCCGTATCCGACGGGGATACGGTCTGGCAGAATCCATGCATTGTCTGACCGGACGACTGGAAATACAACGGCAGGGATTCGGTTTCGTGATTCCGGAAGATGCCAGCGGCAATGATGTCTTCATCAATCAGCGGGACATCGGTGAGGCTTGGCATGGGGATCGGGTGGTCGTGTCCATTGTGGGTGAAGCGAAAAAGGGACGGAATGCCGAGGGCCGTATCGTTCGAGTTCTGGAACGAGGTCGGAAAACCCTGCCCGTGAAAATTTTCAAGAAAATGGGGGATGAATGGCTGTGTCGGCCGAGCGATCCCAAGTTGGCTTTTGGCATTATCGCCACGCTCAAGGATGCGTCGATCGCATTGAAACCCGGTGATATTGCCATCTGTGTGCCCGGTGAAAAGATGGACCCGACCATGTGGCAGGGGGAGATCATCGAACGCCTCGGGCTGGAAAGTGACATTTCCGTGCAGGAGACTTTGGTTCAGTCAAATCACAGTATCCGTACCCGGTTCCCGTCCGGTTCGACGCATCAGGCAGAGGCCCTGCCTCGCGAACCTTCGGCCAAGGATTTTGTGGGGCGGCGCGATCTGACGGACAAACAGTTCGTGACCATCGACGGTTCCACGGCCAAGGATTTTGACGACGCCATTCTGGTCGAGCGCAAGGGAATTGGGTATCGCCTGTGGGTCGCCATCGCCGACGTGGCCCACTATGTGGGCGAGGGTACCCCGCTTGACAAGGAAGCGCTTGAACGCGGCAATTCCTACTATTTCCCGCAATCCGTGGTGCCCATGTTTCCCGAACGGCTGTCAAATGGATTGTGTTCGTTGAATCCTGATGTGAAACGGCTGACCATGGTCGTGCGTATGGATACGGACGCCTCCGGTGTGACGCGATCCACCGCATTTTATCAGGCCGTTATCAAGAGTCAGGCCCGGTTGACCTATTCGCAGGTGAAGCGTGCTTTGTTGGATCATGACGAAGCGACCCGACAGGAGATTGTTTCGGTGGTGCCCATGCTTGAAGTCGCGGAAGAACTGGCCAGGAAGATCAACACCTTGCGAAGCCGTCGCGGGTCCCTTGAGTTCGAGTTGCCGGAACCGGAAGTGGTTTTCGACGATGCGGGGACCGTGGTTGATATCCGACCCAAGCAGCGGACCTTTGCCAATCAGCTCATTGAGGAATTCATGGTCGCAGCCAACGAGGCGGTGGCGGAATATCTTATTGAGCAGGACATGCCCTGCCTGTTCCGCATCCATCCACCGGCAGATGAGGACAAACTGAAAAATTTGTTCAGAATGCTGTCCCGCACAGACAAATCCATTGTCATGCCCAAGGAAATGACGCCCAAGAAATTGCAGATGCTGGTGGCCTCCATGCGAGGGACGGACAAGGAATACGTGGTCAATCGGATGTTGCTTCGGTCCATGAAGCAGGCCAAATATTCGCCGGATAACGAAGGCCATTTCGGGCTGGCCAGTGAAGCGTATGCGCATTTCACCTCGCCCATTCGTCGATATGCCGATCTGGTGGTGCATCGATTGCTCAAAAAGACCCTGGCCAAGGATGATGGGGCAAAACGCGGGGCCGTGCCGGGCAAGGAACGATTGCAGACGATCGCCAACCATATCTCCAGTCGGGAACGGATCGCCATGGTCGCGGAACGGGAAATTCTCAAACGGGTGATGGTCCTGTTCCTGCGAGATAAGGTCGGCCAGACGTTTGACGGAGTGATTTCGCATATCACGGACTTCGGCTTTTACGTGGAATTGAAGAGCGTCATGGCCGAAGGAATGGTGCGCCTCTCATCCATGGATGATGACTACTATACCTATTGGCCCCAACGGGAAATGTTGGTTGGAGAACGAACCGGACGCGCCTTTACACTGGGCCAGGCTGTGGAAGTGGTGCTTGATGACGTGCGTCTGGAACGGCTGGAGCTGAACTTCAGCCTCAAATCGGTGGCCGACTCCGCCATGGATTACAAGGATTTGATTGAATAG
- a CDS encoding helix-turn-helix transcriptional regulator — translation MSHGFEAFFGRLCSETDVKNQSQLARELGVGRAAVSLAKKKENVPARWILDLSARFGLNPLWLEMGRGLPRPEAAIAAAEEDGVLYEEVPKVRARLCAGGGSFETDGMVEGYYSFRADWLKSRGNPANMVLMEVVGNSMEPEIKEGDMVLIDQARSDVLSGGIYAVGVEDTVMVKRVERLPGTLVLRSDNVDYSPIHLSGDELNNVRVIGQVLWASREYR, via the coding sequence ATGAGTCACGGATTCGAAGCTTTTTTTGGCCGACTCTGTTCGGAAACCGATGTCAAAAATCAATCGCAACTCGCCCGTGAACTCGGCGTTGGGCGAGCGGCTGTTTCCCTTGCCAAAAAGAAGGAAAATGTTCCGGCCCGATGGATTCTCGATCTGTCGGCCCGGTTCGGTTTGAATCCATTATGGCTGGAAATGGGCAGGGGACTTCCTCGGCCTGAAGCAGCCATCGCAGCAGCGGAAGAAGACGGCGTTTTGTATGAAGAGGTCCCCAAGGTTCGGGCTAGACTGTGCGCTGGTGGAGGGTCATTCGAGACCGACGGCATGGTTGAAGGATATTACTCCTTTCGGGCCGATTGGCTGAAAAGTCGTGGAAATCCGGCGAATATGGTGCTGATGGAAGTGGTTGGCAATTCCATGGAGCCAGAGATCAAGGAAGGGGACATGGTGCTTATCGATCAGGCGCGGTCCGATGTCTTGTCCGGGGGGATCTATGCTGTGGGCGTCGAGGATACCGTGATGGTCAAGCGGGTGGAACGTCTGCCCGGCACCTTGGTTCTCAGAAGTGACAATGTGGATTATTCGCCGATTCATTTATCTGGCGACGAATTGAATAATGTCCGGGTTATCGGTCAGGTCTTGTGGGCTTCTAGAGAATATCGTTGA
- a CDS encoding diguanylate cyclase: MKILLIDDSADFIKKISTLLDGAGHSDLVAAPCLLDAEHALLDATSTKNPIDLILLDLDIAESNGIEAIRFLKGRNEFKDIPLIAITSDVSPINLDRAFAAGAFDYLTKPLGVTELRARVRTALHLRREMLQRMMREQELQCLARKLERMSNQDGLTGLANRRCFDNTLVCEWMRNGREDSPLSLLMIDIDHFKRYNDALGHLRGDECLCSVGHILSRSARRPSDLVARFGGEEFVIVLPNTGSLGAKKVADTIHDTLARRHLDHPNSTVRPWVTVSIGIAASIPTCTNAPEALLQAADTALYSAKKAGRNRTSVIQFSCS, encoded by the coding sequence ATGAAAATTCTTCTTATTGACGACTCGGCCGACTTTATCAAAAAAATCAGCACACTGCTGGATGGGGCTGGCCACAGTGACCTTGTCGCCGCGCCCTGTTTACTGGATGCCGAACACGCACTGCTCGATGCGACCTCAACAAAAAACCCCATTGATCTGATTCTTCTTGATCTGGATATTGCCGAATCAAACGGCATTGAAGCTATCCGATTTCTTAAGGGTCGCAACGAATTCAAAGATATTCCGCTTATTGCAATTACCAGTGACGTCAGTCCGATCAACCTTGACCGGGCTTTTGCCGCAGGCGCTTTCGATTATCTGACGAAACCACTGGGAGTAACAGAATTGCGGGCACGCGTTCGCACGGCATTACACCTTCGCCGAGAAATGTTGCAACGCATGATGCGAGAACAGGAATTGCAATGTCTGGCCCGTAAGCTGGAACGCATGTCCAATCAGGACGGACTGACAGGACTGGCCAACCGGCGATGTTTTGACAACACTCTGGTGTGCGAATGGATGCGCAATGGCCGGGAAGACAGTCCTCTATCCCTCTTGATGATTGATATCGACCACTTCAAACGCTATAATGACGCACTCGGTCATCTCCGTGGTGACGAATGCCTCTGTTCCGTGGGACATATCCTGTCACGATCAGCACGCCGCCCGAGTGATCTTGTCGCTCGATTCGGGGGTGAAGAATTCGTCATCGTCCTGCCGAACACCGGCTCTCTCGGGGCCAAAAAAGTGGCAGACACCATCCACGACACTCTTGCCCGCAGGCACCTCGATCATCCGAATTCCACCGTCAGGCCATGGGTCACGGTTTCCATCGGCATTGCAGCAAGCATACCGACCTGTACCAATGCGCCCGAGGCACTCCTTCAAGCCGCAGACACCGCACTGTATTCGGCCAAGAAAGCGGGCCGAAACAGAACATCTGTCATCCAATTTTCCTGTTCCTAA